A genomic region of Anas platyrhynchos isolate ZD024472 breed Pekin duck chromosome 9, IASCAAS_PekinDuck_T2T, whole genome shotgun sequence contains the following coding sequences:
- the C9H3orf70 gene encoding UPF0524 protein C3orf70 homolog, with protein sequence MSGAAAKSEKLDEAQALARSCAGRPDFQPCDGLSLCATHSHGRCFRLHWCCHLGWCHCKYVYQPMTPVEQLPSTEIPVRPREATNTIQIAVSLTEHFLKFAPVFQPPLPPASPQFCTIADLFIDNYRVKCINGKMCYVQRQPPPVPHKTKAEEVSVRNALLTKESNTPKTDHCSSPSSSEDSGINAVGVHYMESCDEDTEGVAELSSEEDYSPDSSWEPDECPLLSPSQCEMEVIETIETTV encoded by the exons ATGAGCGGGGCGGCGGCGAAGAGCGAGAAGCTGGACGAGGCTCAGGCGCTGGCCCGCAGCTGCGCGGGCAGACCCGACTTCCAGCCCTGCGACGGGCTCTCGCTCTGCGCCACGCACAGCCACGGCCGCTGCTTCCGCCTGCACTGGTGCTGCCACCTGGGATGGTGCCACT GTAAATACGTCTATCAGCCCATGACACCCGTGGAGCAGCTTCCCAGCACCGAGATCCCCGTTCGCCCTCGGGAGGCCACGAACACGATCCAGATCGCCGTTTCGCTCACCGAGCACTTCCTGAAGTTCGCGCCCGTCTTccagcccccgctgccccccgcctcCCCGCAGTTCTGCACGATCGCAGACCTCTTCATTGACAATTACCGCGTGAAATGCATCAACGGGAAGATGTGCTACGTGCAGAGGCAGCCTCCCCCCGTGCCCCACAAGACAAAGGCCGAGGAAGTCTCTGTCCGCAATGCCTTACTCACAAAAGAGAGCAATACACCAAAAACAGATCACTGCTCGTCCCCTTCCAGCTCGGAGGACTCCGGGATCAACGCGGTGGGGGTTCACTACATGGAGTCGTGCGATGAGGACACGGAGGGGGTGGCCGAGCTAAGTTCAGAAGAAGATTACAGCCCGGATAGCAGCTGGGAACCAGATGAATGCCCACTCTTGTCGCCCTCACAGTGTGAAATGGAAGTGATTGAGACTATAGAAACCACTGTGTGA